In a single window of the Pontibacter russatus genome:
- a CDS encoding OmpA family protein translates to MNAENRRLQGRIDSLQAAPPTGDTLRAGAAAVVDTSMVRYLQQQAALNDSMLLRLTQYEQELALSNSSNAAPISAPAEVARKGYTTTVFYPINAHRVPTESLRDLNQVLQTLQQNPGLRVRLTGYTSQSGNPSYNKALSRRRVEALADLLTLQGIAKERISMQYLGDEKASQQENPLDRKVDLDIHE, encoded by the coding sequence GTGAATGCCGAGAACAGGAGGCTCCAGGGCAGGATCGACTCGCTTCAGGCAGCACCGCCGACCGGCGATACCCTGAGAGCAGGAGCAGCGGCGGTGGTAGACACCAGCATGGTGCGGTACCTGCAGCAGCAAGCCGCTCTCAACGACAGCATGCTGCTGCGCCTCACCCAGTACGAACAGGAACTGGCCCTGTCAAACAGTTCAAATGCCGCCCCGATTAGTGCTCCGGCTGAAGTAGCGAGGAAGGGCTACACCACCACGGTCTTTTACCCGATTAACGCACACCGTGTGCCTACGGAAAGCCTGCGGGATTTAAACCAGGTTCTGCAAACGCTGCAGCAAAACCCGGGACTGCGTGTGAGGCTCACCGGCTATACCTCCCAGTCTGGCAACCCCTCCTATAATAAGGCGCTAAGCCGCAGACGGGTAGAGGCGCTGGCAGATTTGCTGACGTTACAGGGAATAGCGAAGGAGCGGATCAGTATGCAGTACCTGGGTGATGAAAAAGCCTCGCAACAGGAAAACCCGCTAGACCGAAAAGTAGACCTTGATATTCATGAATAA